A region of Lycium barbarum isolate Lr01 chromosome 1, ASM1917538v2, whole genome shotgun sequence DNA encodes the following proteins:
- the LOC132631817 gene encoding probable serine/threonine-protein kinase PBL23 → MRKTQLKSSRSSVNETRTPNKYDDSEGLATILRSVTMHPGVSKQKMMAEDILRYGNVNISAEVFTFRELAHATDNFNPEFLVGEGGFGRVYKGHLKRTNQVVAVKQLDRNGVQGNREFLAEVLTLSLVSHPNLVNLIGYCADGNQRILVYEFMHNGSLEDHLLDLPSNKKPLDWHTRMKIAKGAAQGLEYLHDIANPPIIYRDFKASNVLLDESFIPKLSDFGLAKLGPAEGEDHVSTRVMGTYGYCAPEYARTGQLTSKSDVYSFGVVLLEIISGRRAIDNTRSPEEQNLISWAKPLFKDKNMLTEMADPLLGGNYPVKGLRQALAIANMCLQDEANTRPLISDVVTALEFLAMLRDDEDTLITTELEDSTCVDELCPKDLTTETNCVS, encoded by the exons atgaggaagaCTCAATTAAAATCCTCTAGGAGTTCTGTGAATGAGACAAGGACCCCTAACAAATATGATGATTCAGAGGGCTTGGCCACCATTCTTAGAAGTGTTACTATGCATCCAG GAGTCAGCAAGCAGAAGATGATGGCTGAAGATATACTCAGATATGGAAATGTAAACATTTCAGCAGAAGTATTCACATTCCGCGAGTTGGCTCATGCGACAGACAACTTCAATCCTGAGTTTTTAGTTGGTGAAGGAGGATTTGGGAGGGTCTATAAGGGACACCTCAAAAGAACTAATCAA GTTGTTGCTGTCAAACAACTTGACAGGAATGGAGTTCAAGGAAACAGGGAATTTCTTGCGGAAGTCTTGACTTTAAGTCTTGTTAGCCATCCAAATCTTGTCAATCTGATAGGATATTGTGCTGATGGCAATCAAAGAATTCTCGTCTACGAATTCATGCACAATGGATCTTTAGAAGATCATCTTCTTG ATTTGCCATCAAATAAGAAGCCATTGGATTGGCATACCAGAATGAAGATAGCTAAAGGCGCAGCGCAAGGACTAGAATACTTGCATGATATCGCCAATCCTCCCATAATCTATCGCGACTTCAAAGCATCCAACGTATTATTAGACGAGTCCTTTATTCCTAAGCTCTCAGATTTTGGGCTTGCAAAGTTAGGTCCAGCGGAAGGCGAGGATCACGTTTCTACAAGAGTTATGGGGACCTATGGATACTGTGCACCAGAGTATGCTAGGACAGGACAACTTACATCTAAATCGGATGTATATAGTTTTGGAGTTGTTCTTTTGGAAATTATTTCAGGGAGAAGAGCTATTGATAATACAAGATCACCAGAGGAGCAAAACTTGATCTCTTGG GCCAAACCACTTTTTAAAGACAAAAACATGCTAACCGAAATGGCTGACCCATTGCTTGGAGGAAATTACCCAGTAAAGGGACTTCGTCAAGCTCTTGCGATTGCAAATATGTGTCTCCAAGACGAAGCCAACACGAGACCTCTGATTAGCGATGTTGTTACAGCTCTTGAGTTCTTAGCCATGCTAAGAGATGATGAAGACACATTAATCACAACAGAACTAGAGGATAGTACTTGTGTTGATGAGTTGTGTCCCAAGGACTTAACAACAGAAACTAATTGTGTGTCATAA
- the LOC132631824 gene encoding N6-mAMP deaminase, which translates to MDWWVSMPKVELHAHLNGSIRDSTLLELAGELGDRGLVHFPDVERVILKHDRSLTEVFKLFDLIHILTTDHETVTRITKEVIEDFAAENVVYLELRTTPKKNVSKGMNKKSYMEAVLEGIRAVSTVEVDMFSEPNFDCPANAGIYAWRNGCASNGTGRKKIFVRFLLSIDRRETTEAATETVKLALEMRHLGVVGIDLSGNPVIGEWQTFLPALEFAKEQGLLITLHCGEVPNPVEIHAMLDFLPARIGHACCFGEEEWTKLKSLKIPVEICLTSNIRTETISSLDIHHFADLYNSGHPLALCTDDSGVFSTSVSREYSLAASSFGIQKREMFQLARNAVNFIFAGNKVKQELEQVFDLAAKSLKF; encoded by the exons ATGGATTGGTGGGTGTCAATGCCAAAAGTAGAACTACATGCCCACCTTAATGGCTCTATCAGAGACTCCACTTTGCT GGAACTTGCTGGAGAACTGGGTGACAGGGGGCTTGTACATTTTCCTGATGTGGAGCGTGTTATCTTAAAAC ATGATCGCTCCCTTACTGAAGTCTTCAAATTGTTTGATTTGATACACATTCTTACAACTGACCATGAAACTGTAACCAGAATTACTAAAGAG GTAATTGAAGATTTTGCTGCTGAAAATGTTGTATACTTGGAGCTAAGGACAACTCCAAAG AAAAATGTCTCCAAAGGGATGAACAAGAAGTCGTACATGGAAGCAGTTTTGGAGGGTATAAGGGCTGTTAGTACCGTTGAAGTTGATATGTTTAGTGAACCTAATTTTGATTGTCCTGCTAATGCCGGTATTTATGCTTGGAGGAACGGTTGTGCAAGCAATGGAACAGGAAGAAAGAAAATATTTGTCAGATTTCTACTCAGTATTGATCGTCGTGAAACCACGGAAGCTGCAACGGAAACG GTTAAGCTTGCTCTGGAAATGAGACATTTGGGAGTAGTGGGTATTGATCTTTCTGGAAATCCTGTCATTGGTGAATG GCAAACATTTCTGCCTGCTTTGGAGTTTGCTAAAGAGCAAGGACTTCTGATTACCCTTCACTGTGGCGAG GTACCCAATCCGGTGGAAATCCATGCGATGCTAGATTTTCTCCCGGCAAGAATTGGGCATGCTTGTTGCTTTGGAGAGGAAGAATGGACAAAGCTAAAATCCTTAAAGATACCG GTTGAAATTTGCTTGACTTCCAACATCAGGACTGAAACAATATCTTCTCTGGATATTCATCATTTTG CCGATTTATATAATAGTGGACATCCACTTGCCCTTTGCACTGACGACTCAGGGGTGTTCTCTACCAGCGTGtctcgcgagtatagccttgccGCATCTAGTTTTG GTATACAAAAGCGAGAGATGTTCCAGCTGGCTAGGAATGCCGTTAATTTTATTTTTGCTGGTAATAAAGTAAAACAGGAGCTGGAGCAAGTATTTGATTTAGCTGCAAAGAGCCTGAAATTCTGA